A single Triticum dicoccoides isolate Atlit2015 ecotype Zavitan chromosome 2A, WEW_v2.0, whole genome shotgun sequence DNA region contains:
- the LOC119353061 gene encoding uncharacterized protein LOC119353061 isoform X2: MIPIQTVKTAAHHYITSRVCTRMRSAVLHFAENHCPPDEVLSAEHQERCKTLINHICGDLEEAASLMYDEFMALVAATEKSQLRTQRVRLTPSPLVDATKALVVTQSGQLVQASTHTHEEQLAKTRMEKKDCIGSELQKTNSIPRFVTPLQTELPQGSPFVNACARTLVQMAKSVSQTYQQPPCVEKTPEARLPAPTIPGEAETLIVTKVPLAPRALRFIDISPDNEPSKKGVPMSARLPRTPYHLRSRRYITEVTQNPTWTMKRPRSNIVMMVDPKRHRTSEATSVDQPPDYKTEKGAPKTKQAVGEKEVAGTSIEGQDQTMCSTPSARIRSNKKKQSDPAVVIAYKRRQRTPRTISGAADQQAIQNATTGGASMDTVPASTLVVNQPLWDLSPATSVQKSTYGIDLLSQVAGGTGDITNVEVTPTHTLLRGEAIRDDVHAAESETPTETNKNSSDPRRTAHESTVPAAPVEKAKRSRDHVKVRPPKMKSLEAIDADTSLVITGIHLEPAHKDNSSAPKIEPEIHVAKFPRITTDPPIDVDK; this comes from the exons ATGATTCCAATTCAGACAGTCAAGACTGCTGCCCATCACTACATCACTTCTAGAGTATGCACTCGGATGCGGAGCGCTGTGTTGCATTTTGCTGAAAATCACTGCCCTCCTGATGAAGTGTTGTCTGCTGAACACCAAGAGCGTTGCAAAACTCTCATTAATCATATTTGTGGCGATCTCGAGGAAGCTGCTTCTCTGATGTATGATGAGTTCATGGCCTTGGTTGCCGCTACAGAAAAATCACAGTTGAGAACACAACGTGTCCGGCTAACTCCAAGCCCCTTGGTCGACGCTACAAAAGCTCTTGTGGTTACTCAAT CAGGGCAGTTGGTGCAAGCTTCAACACACACCCATGAAGAACAATTAGCAAAGACACGCATGGAGAAAAAGGACTGCATTGGCTCTGAATTACAAAAAACAAATTCCATCCCAAGATTCGTAACAC CTCTGCAGACAGAGCTCCCTCAAGGATCACCATTTGTAAATGCATGCGCACGCACTCTTGTACAGATGGCCAAATCAGTCTCTCAAACAT ATCAACAACCTCCATGTGTTGAGAAGACTCCTGAAGCTAGATTGCCAGCACCTACCATTCCTGGAGAAGCAGAAACTCTCATTGTAACAAAGGTGCCCCTTGCGCCTCGTGCGCTTCGTTTCATTGATATATCTCCCGACAATGAGCCAAGCAAAAaag GTGTGCCAATGTCAGCTCGTTTACCGCGGACACCTTATCATTTACGGAGCCGGAGGTATATCACTGAAGTCACTCAAAATCCCACATGGACAATGAAACGTCCAAGATCAAATATTGTAATGATGGTAGACCCTAAGAGGCATAGAACATCAGAAGCAACTTCTGTTGATCAACCCCCTGACTATAAAACAGAGAAAGGTGCACCTAAGACAAAGCAGGCTGTTGGTGAAAAGGAAGTTGCCGGCACTTCTATAGAAG GGCAAGACCAGACTATGTGTAGTACACCATCAGCTAGAATTCGGTCTAATAAGAAAAAGCAATCAGATCCTGCAGTCGTGATTGCTTACAAAAGACGACAACGCACACCACGTACCATTTCTGGTGCAGCTGATCAGCAAGCTATACAGAATGCAACAACAGGAGGTGCATCCATGGACACAG TTCCAGCAAGCACTTTGGTAGTGAATCAACCATTGTGGGATCTGAGCCCAGCAACTTCCGTACAAAAATCAACATATGGCATAGACTTGTTGTCACAAG TTGCCGGGGGGACCGGAGACATTACTAATGTTGAAGTGACTCCTACTCACACACTGCTCCGCGGTGAAG CTATCAGAGATGATGTACACGCAGCAGAGTCAGAAACTCCAACAGAGACAAACAAAAACTCATCAGACCCAAGGCGGACTGCACATGAAAGCACTGTTCCAGCTGCACCTGTTGAAAAAGCTAAAAGGAGCAGAG ATCATGTAAAGGTGAGGCCTCCTAAAATGAAATCTCTGGAAGCTATTGATGCTGACACATCTCTGGTAATCACTGGTATTCACCTTGAACCGGCGCATAAAG
- the LOC119353061 gene encoding uncharacterized protein LOC119353061 isoform X1: MIPIQTVKTAAHHYITSRVCTRMRSAVLHFAENHCPPDEVLSAEHQERCKTLINHICGDLEEAASLMYDEFMALVAATEKSQLRTQRVRLTPSPLVDATKALVVTQSTSAGQLVQASTHTHEEQLAKTRMEKKDCIGSELQKTNSIPRFVTPLQTELPQGSPFVNACARTLVQMAKSVSQTYQQPPCVEKTPEARLPAPTIPGEAETLIVTKVPLAPRALRFIDISPDNEPSKKGVPMSARLPRTPYHLRSRRYITEVTQNPTWTMKRPRSNIVMMVDPKRHRTSEATSVDQPPDYKTEKGAPKTKQAVGEKEVAGTSIEGQDQTMCSTPSARIRSNKKKQSDPAVVIAYKRRQRTPRTISGAADQQAIQNATTGGASMDTVPASTLVVNQPLWDLSPATSVQKSTYGIDLLSQVAGGTGDITNVEVTPTHTLLRGEAIRDDVHAAESETPTETNKNSSDPRRTAHESTVPAAPVEKAKRSRDHVKVRPPKMKSLEAIDADTSLVITGIHLEPAHKDNSSAPKIEPEIHVAKFPRITTDPPIDVDK, encoded by the exons ATGATTCCAATTCAGACAGTCAAGACTGCTGCCCATCACTACATCACTTCTAGAGTATGCACTCGGATGCGGAGCGCTGTGTTGCATTTTGCTGAAAATCACTGCCCTCCTGATGAAGTGTTGTCTGCTGAACACCAAGAGCGTTGCAAAACTCTCATTAATCATATTTGTGGCGATCTCGAGGAAGCTGCTTCTCTGATGTATGATGAGTTCATGGCCTTGGTTGCCGCTACAGAAAAATCACAGTTGAGAACACAACGTGTCCGGCTAACTCCAAGCCCCTTGGTCGACGCTACAAAAGCTCTTGTGGTTACTCAAT CTACATCAGCAGGGCAGTTGGTGCAAGCTTCAACACACACCCATGAAGAACAATTAGCAAAGACACGCATGGAGAAAAAGGACTGCATTGGCTCTGAATTACAAAAAACAAATTCCATCCCAAGATTCGTAACAC CTCTGCAGACAGAGCTCCCTCAAGGATCACCATTTGTAAATGCATGCGCACGCACTCTTGTACAGATGGCCAAATCAGTCTCTCAAACAT ATCAACAACCTCCATGTGTTGAGAAGACTCCTGAAGCTAGATTGCCAGCACCTACCATTCCTGGAGAAGCAGAAACTCTCATTGTAACAAAGGTGCCCCTTGCGCCTCGTGCGCTTCGTTTCATTGATATATCTCCCGACAATGAGCCAAGCAAAAaag GTGTGCCAATGTCAGCTCGTTTACCGCGGACACCTTATCATTTACGGAGCCGGAGGTATATCACTGAAGTCACTCAAAATCCCACATGGACAATGAAACGTCCAAGATCAAATATTGTAATGATGGTAGACCCTAAGAGGCATAGAACATCAGAAGCAACTTCTGTTGATCAACCCCCTGACTATAAAACAGAGAAAGGTGCACCTAAGACAAAGCAGGCTGTTGGTGAAAAGGAAGTTGCCGGCACTTCTATAGAAG GGCAAGACCAGACTATGTGTAGTACACCATCAGCTAGAATTCGGTCTAATAAGAAAAAGCAATCAGATCCTGCAGTCGTGATTGCTTACAAAAGACGACAACGCACACCACGTACCATTTCTGGTGCAGCTGATCAGCAAGCTATACAGAATGCAACAACAGGAGGTGCATCCATGGACACAG TTCCAGCAAGCACTTTGGTAGTGAATCAACCATTGTGGGATCTGAGCCCAGCAACTTCCGTACAAAAATCAACATATGGCATAGACTTGTTGTCACAAG TTGCCGGGGGGACCGGAGACATTACTAATGTTGAAGTGACTCCTACTCACACACTGCTCCGCGGTGAAG CTATCAGAGATGATGTACACGCAGCAGAGTCAGAAACTCCAACAGAGACAAACAAAAACTCATCAGACCCAAGGCGGACTGCACATGAAAGCACTGTTCCAGCTGCACCTGTTGAAAAAGCTAAAAGGAGCAGAG ATCATGTAAAGGTGAGGCCTCCTAAAATGAAATCTCTGGAAGCTATTGATGCTGACACATCTCTGGTAATCACTGGTATTCACCTTGAACCGGCGCATAAAG